The Streptomyces sp. GSL17-111 region CGCCCGCCCGGTCGGGCGGCGATGGGGAGTCAACGGGAGTAAGGGCGCGCCGGTGTTCCGGGGCGCCCTCACTCACCAGTGCCGCGTGCGAGGTGAAACCGGTGCCGCGTCCGGTCAGTTGTGACCGAGCGGCTTGTTCTTGCGCTTGGCCGACGTGCCGGGGTTCTCCTCGTCCATGGGACGGTCGGCGCCCGGGTTCTGCACGTCGCCGCCCTGGGCCGGGCGGTGCTGCTGCTTCTGGCGATCTCGGTTCTTGTTCTTGGCCACGATGAACCTCCTCAAGGTCCTTGGAACTCGGCCGTGATCAGATTCGCACGGGGGGACACTCTTCGCATGTCGGGCAATACCCTTCGTGTGTACCGCTGTCCGTGCACGGATCTGCGCGCTCCGCTCACGGATTCGCCACGCCGAAGATCGAGTTCCGGCAGATAACCCCGGTACGGTCGGGCAGACTCGAAAGAGTTCCGAGGAAAGTGGGGTGAACCGTGGACCGCTGCGTCGTCCTGGTGGACGCCGGGTACCTGCTGGGTGCCGCCGCGAGTCTGCTGGCGGGGGAGCCCTCCCGGTCCCGGATCACCGTGGACCACTCCGTGCTCATCCGGGCCCTGCGGGAACGGGCCGAGCAGGAGACGGGGTGCGCCCTGCTGCGGATCTACTGGTTCGACGGCGCCCCCGACCGCGTCCCGCAGCCCGAGCACCGGCGGCTGCGCGTCATGCCCCGGGTGACGGTCCGCCTCGGCGCCCTCACCCGCACCGACGGCCGCTGGGCGCAGAAGGGCGTCGACGCGGCCATGCACACCGAGCTGACGGAACTCGCCCGCAACCGCGCCTGCTCGGACATCGTCCTGGTCACCGGTGACGGTGACCTGCTGCCGGGGCTGATGTCCGCCAAGGAGCACGGCGTCGCCGTCCACCTGTGGGCCGTGCAGGCGGCCGACGGGGACTACAACCAGTCCGAGGACCTCGTCGCGGAGGCCGACGAACGCCGGGTGCTGGACCGCACCTGGATCACCCATGCCGTCCGGGCCAGGGAACCGGCCGGGGTCTGCGCCCCGCAGCCCGCCACCCGGCCCGACATCGCCGCCATCCTCTCCGCCCCGCTGCCCGACCCGCCCAGCACGGCGGGCAAGGGTTCCACGGCCGCCCGCAGCAACGGCCTTGCCCCCGCCGAGCGCCCGGCGGAGCCCGCCCCGGAGGCCGGTGACGCGGGCGAGTCACCCGCCGCCGCCAAGGGGGTGCCCACGCCGAAGGACCTGGCCGGGCTCGGACGGCCGTCCGCCGCCCCGCAGAGCCCTCCGCAGACCGCCGCGCCGAACGCCACCCTGCGCTGGTCCTCCGACAAGGGCTGGGTGGACCGGGGCGGGTCCCCGGCCGAACCGCCGGAGGTCGCCGCCCTGCCGATGCTCGCCCAGCTCACCACCGCCGAGCAGCGCTGGGCCGACCGGGAGGAGGACATCACGACCGTCAGCGGCGACCCCTTCGAGGTCGGCCAGGTCTTCGCCCGCCGCTGGATCGCCCGGCTCGGCGGCGCCGCGCACCTGGGCAGCCTCTCCCTCCAGTACCCCCGCATCCCGCACCGGATCGACGGGGAGCTGCTGCGCTACGCCGCCCGGTTCGGCCTGCTCGCCCACAAGGACGACCAGATCGACGAGCACGACCGCTACGCCATCCGGGCGGGGTTCTGGCGCGAGGTCGACACCCACACCGGCGAGGAACGCGCTCCGGCCGAGCACTGAGCGCCCCGGCGCGCGGCCTCGGCCGGGTGGGTGACGAAACCGCCCCGCCGGACGCGTACCCTCGTAGCTCGTGGAGACGGGCGCACGACAGGACGAGACCGAGGGCGGGCCGGCGTGCGCCGTACGCGACCTGGTGAAGACCTACCCGGCCCAGCGGGCCCGGCGCGGGACGCCCGCCGCTCCCGCCGTGCGGGCCTGCGACGGCGTCTCCCTCACCGTGCGGCGCGGGGAGCTCTTCGGGCTGCTCGGCCCCAACGGCGCCGGCAAGTCCACCCTCGTGCGCCAGCTCACCGGGCTGCTGCGGCCGGACGCCGGGCACATCGACGTCCTCGGCCACGACCTCGTCCGGCATCCCGGACGAGCCGCCCGGCTGCTGGCCTACCTCGGGCAGGAGTCCACCGCGCTGGACGAGCTGACGGTGCGGCTCGCCGTGGAGACCACCGCCCGGCTGCGCGGCCTGCCGGCCCACGACGCCCGCCGGGCCACCGGCGCCGTCCTGGAGGAGCTCGCGTTGTCCCCGTTGGCGCACCGGCCGCTGAAGCGGCTCTCCGGCGGCCAGCGGCGGCTCGCCTGCGTGGCCACCGCCCTGGTCGGGGAGCGTCCGCTGCTGGTCCTGGACGAGCCGACGACCGGCATGGACCCGGTGGCCCGGCGCGCGGTGTGGGCGGCCGTCGACCGCCGCCGTGCGGAGCGGGGCGCCACGGTGGTCCTCGTCACCCACAACGTCATCGAGGCGGAGTCCGTGCTCGACCGCGTCGCCGTCCTCGACCGGGGCCGGGTCATCGCCTGCGACACCCCCGGCGGGCTCAAGGCCCTCGTCGGCGACGACGTGCGCGTCGAGCTCGTCTGGCGTGACGAGCCGCCGCTGCACGTCCCCGAGGTGGCCGCCCTCGGCCCCGCCGCGCAGCGCTCCGGGCGGCGCTGGACGCTGCGGCTGTCCCCGGACGCCGCCCGCGCCGCGGTCGCCGCCGTCACCGGCGGGCCCGCCTTCGCGGCGCTCGACGACTTCTCCCTGGCCACGCCGAGCCTGGAGGACGTGTACCTGGCCCTCGGCGGCCGAACGGAAGGTCTGGTGAAGGCGTGAGTGCCGCATCCGTCGACCGCGTGCCCGCGGTGAGCAGCCGGAGCCGGGGCGGCGGGGGCGGCACCGGGGACGACCCCGCCCCCCTCGCCCCCGCCGTCCGGCTGTGGCCCGCGCTCTGCGCCGTCTACCGCGCCCAGCTCTCCCGCGCCCGTGTCGCCCGCATCCCGCTGCTGTTCGTGGCCACCTTCCAGTCCATCGGGATCATGGTGCTGCTGCGGGGCGTCGTCGAACCCGGCCCCGGACCGGAGGCGCGGGCTGTGGTGGCTGGGTCGAGCGTCCTCGTCGTCGCCTTCGTCGCGCTGAACCTGCTCGCCCAGTACTTCGGCTCACTGCGCGCCTCCGGCGGCCTGGACCACTACGCGACGCTGCCTGTCCCCCCGGCGGCCGTCGTGCTGGGGGCCGCCGGGGCCTACGCCTCCTTCACCGTCCCCGGCGTCCTCGTGACGGCCGTGACGGGCAGCGTCCTGTACGCGCTGCCGCTGACCGGGCTGTGGGTGCTGATCGGGGTGATCCCGCTGACC contains the following coding sequences:
- a CDS encoding NYN domain-containing protein; translated protein: MDRCVVLVDAGYLLGAAASLLAGEPSRSRITVDHSVLIRALRERAEQETGCALLRIYWFDGAPDRVPQPEHRRLRVMPRVTVRLGALTRTDGRWAQKGVDAAMHTELTELARNRACSDIVLVTGDGDLLPGLMSAKEHGVAVHLWAVQAADGDYNQSEDLVAEADERRVLDRTWITHAVRAREPAGVCAPQPATRPDIAAILSAPLPDPPSTAGKGSTAARSNGLAPAERPAEPAPEAGDAGESPAAAKGVPTPKDLAGLGRPSAAPQSPPQTAAPNATLRWSSDKGWVDRGGSPAEPPEVAALPMLAQLTTAEQRWADREEDITTVSGDPFEVGQVFARRWIARLGGAAHLGSLSLQYPRIPHRIDGELLRYAARFGLLAHKDDQIDEHDRYAIRAGFWREVDTHTGEERAPAEH
- a CDS encoding ABC transporter permease produces the protein MPAVSSRSRGGGGGTGDDPAPLAPAVRLWPALCAVYRAQLSRARVARIPLLFVATFQSIGIMVLLRGVVEPGPGPEARAVVAGSSVLVVAFVALNLLAQYFGSLRASGGLDHYATLPVPPAAVVLGAAGAYASFTVPGVLVTAVTGSVLYALPLTGLWVLIGVIPLTGAALAGLGAALGLLAPRPELATLCGQLGMSAALLLGVLPAASLPLAVRWARDLLPSTYGVEAFAATFGPSPDWARVAVDLGVCAAVGVLALTAAAWAYRRAAVR